Proteins encoded by one window of Pseudonocardia alni:
- a CDS encoding sigma-70 family RNA polymerase sigma factor, giving the protein MPLAGSAPVPGAVDLAHGALRARELTVVAISTVARDHGLSEADLAVLLRRLVDDGARVPRPLRPLVASVPVPAALAEAFSEHTTLDLDSISLADLGLVATRDGVPLPRAAVWDPPVERLPAPPVVEATEEPDESVPDLDEDAEATDSFWRYRQETGRAGLLDAAEEVALARAIEVGLLAAERLENSDETTPAALPLRLLIAAGEGAYQRFVTANLRLVLSIASGYGAPGLDALDLVQEGALGLIRAVQKFDIAQGTKFSTYATWWIRQAITRAIADQSRTIRYPVHIVERLNTFARRAHPDDDPATAELAATLPTTVPYESAQNALGEESLQGVAERHLDPPAPDLRGFDAEDIAAALSILSERERTIIDRRFGFVGDASTLDTIGGELGVTRERIRQIQSKALGKLETELRAARRRQARAAS; this is encoded by the coding sequence ATGCCCCTCGCCGGATCCGCCCCCGTCCCGGGCGCGGTCGACCTCGCGCACGGCGCGCTCCGGGCCCGTGAGCTCACGGTCGTGGCGATCTCGACGGTGGCGCGCGACCACGGGCTGAGCGAGGCCGACTTGGCCGTCCTCCTCCGGCGGCTCGTCGACGACGGTGCCCGGGTACCGAGGCCGCTCCGTCCGTTGGTCGCCTCGGTCCCGGTCCCGGCGGCTTTGGCTGAGGCGTTCTCGGAGCACACGACCCTCGATCTCGACTCGATCTCACTGGCCGACCTCGGGCTGGTTGCCACACGGGACGGGGTCCCCCTCCCCCGAGCAGCGGTGTGGGATCCGCCCGTCGAGCGGCTGCCGGCGCCCCCGGTGGTCGAGGCCACCGAGGAGCCGGACGAGTCTGTCCCGGACCTCGACGAGGACGCGGAGGCCACGGACTCGTTCTGGCGGTACCGGCAGGAGACCGGCCGCGCAGGGCTGCTCGACGCGGCCGAGGAGGTCGCGCTGGCGCGGGCGATCGAGGTCGGTCTCCTCGCCGCCGAACGCCTCGAGAACAGCGATGAGACAACACCGGCCGCTCTCCCGCTGCGGTTGCTGATCGCGGCCGGCGAGGGCGCGTACCAGCGTTTCGTCACGGCCAACCTCCGACTCGTGCTCTCCATCGCGAGCGGGTACGGAGCTCCGGGTCTGGACGCCCTCGACCTCGTACAGGAGGGCGCTCTCGGCCTGATCAGGGCCGTGCAGAAGTTCGACATCGCCCAGGGCACGAAGTTCTCGACGTATGCGACCTGGTGGATCCGGCAGGCCATCACCCGCGCCATCGCCGACCAGTCGCGCACCATCCGTTACCCGGTACACATCGTCGAGCGCCTGAACACCTTCGCTCGCCGCGCCCACCCGGACGACGATCCCGCCACGGCCGAGCTGGCCGCCACGCTGCCGACGACGGTGCCGTACGAGAGTGCACAGAACGCCCTCGGTGAGGAGAGCCTGCAGGGCGTCGCAGAACGCCACCTCGACCCACCCGCCCCGGACCTGCGGGGATTCGACGCCGAGGACATCGCAGCCGCCCTCTCGATCCTGTCCGAGCGCGAGCGAACGATCATCGATCGTCGCTTCGGGTTCGTCGGCGACGCCTCGACGTTGGACACCATCGGCGGCGAGCTCGGGGTGACCCGCGAGCGCATCCGACAGATCCAGAGCAAGGCACTCGGGAAGCTGGAAACCGAGCTGCGTGCGGCCCGCCGTCGTCAAGCCCGGGCGGCCTCGTAG
- a CDS encoding DEAD/DEAH box helicase: MTFDPLESSREITLGYRRYLRSLLPLRDASLASALEHMIDTSPLLTKGPLLEATPAYMPGATLAELVAEGVLPERFLSLTGPELPADRPLYRHQEQAIRKVRAGRNVVVATGTGSGKTESFLLPILGHLAEESAAGRLGPGVRALLLYPMNALANDQMKRLRHLLADSPEITFGRYTGETRDSVRDAEATFAQLHPHERRLPNELLSRAEMRATPPHILLTNYAMLEYLLLRPKDLDLFEGDHAGQWRFVVVDEAHVYDGAKGAELAMLLRRLRDRVSSGRDLQAIATSATVGAKDSPAAVTRFATDLFDLPFEWNDDTPGRQDLVTSTVVAAPDRPTWGPLPAGDYARLGAHVDHTDVLKAARDHGWDGPDDAVAALRSESRLTAFRTALSTGPRPFADVARTVFGEDVEQERHLTDLVRLAGALRAPDRSPALSSRFHLFVRATEGAFSCLGPDGPHLGLSRRERCETCERVVFELGGCQRCGAAHLHGALDDSGPVPRHVPWKAGGHRRHAWLLLEDGDSTDRTPHDEDDAALEEEKATEGDRRYLCTGCGAVHLDQPLNCGAGDCTAGDFRTVQLLSSESAALGSCAACGARGTRLIRLLESGGEASASVLGSALYQALPAADGPSSDLPGNGRKLLFFSDSRQTAAYFAPYLEDTHRKLAQRRILTMALADHQRMEREPAKLDGLAHYAYLAAKREGVFDEDASSVVARREALEWTVHEVISFDDRQSLEGVGLMRVEMVHKATWALPGCLAGLGMTDEEGWNLLQELVRTLRFQGAIDMPEEVPPNSPIFEPRTGPIYVRGDGSDAKRKVLSWLPTTGTNRRIDYLTRVLESVGSTAAPRALLDAVWMALDPVGTPGKEGPHSWFSVVSPKDLGPVRRLNHLRFRIRPVEEQEQLFRCERCRRMAGVSVRGVCPTLRCDGMLEPWVRPRAAEERDHYRHLYLDAKPVPMKVMEHTAQWTSQKAAEIQGQFVRGEVNALSCSTTFELGVDVGELQAVVLRNMPPSTANYVQRAGRAGRRSDSAALVLTYAQRRSHDLTRFAEPEKMIAGEMRPPIVPLENVRIDRRHAHSVAIAAFFGTMKRQFAREWTTAGEFFLPPVPTPPDWVGPVAQLRRFLTPVPRRVRDSLLEVLPADVAAEIDVGSGAWAEVLLDLVEQAGQQLAQDVEDFTERERTAAAEANYALAGQCKRVIATLRSRQLIGYLANRNVLPKYGFPVDTVELRTDRLQGGIDKPLELTRDLTMAINEYAPGAQVIAGGYRWTSGGVYRLPGKDLFRQYYTVCETCGHYRQDASPPAAECPACETIQTKAAKAYVVPEFGFVASESVRQGSGQAPRRSWSGATYIIDSHADVEEDVVRFPTGAELRWRSGARGEFVVVNEGPNRGGYQLCDWCGFGTSMVAGRKKAKSHKHLLKGTECAGPMRSQSLAHQYQTDFVELELPPDTTTVVPEPGLRSTVYALLEGAAAELEISRDDIDGTVHHGGDGVPSLILFDTTPGGAGNTPRIARQLATVLEAAVRRVASCECGPETSCYGCLRAFRNERYHEQLSRAGALNLLGRFVPVPEV; this comes from the coding sequence GTGACGTTCGATCCGCTGGAGTCCAGCCGGGAGATCACCCTCGGCTACCGCCGATACCTGCGTTCCCTGCTTCCCCTGCGCGACGCCTCCCTGGCCTCGGCGCTGGAGCACATGATCGACACGAGCCCGCTGCTGACCAAGGGACCGCTGCTGGAGGCGACGCCCGCCTATATGCCCGGCGCGACCCTCGCGGAGCTCGTGGCCGAGGGAGTGCTCCCGGAGAGGTTCCTATCCCTCACCGGGCCCGAGCTCCCCGCGGACCGCCCGCTCTACCGGCATCAGGAGCAGGCGATCCGCAAGGTCCGGGCCGGACGCAACGTCGTGGTCGCCACCGGCACCGGCTCGGGCAAAACCGAGAGCTTCCTGCTGCCGATCCTCGGCCACCTCGCCGAGGAGTCCGCCGCCGGTCGGCTCGGGCCGGGTGTGCGAGCGCTGCTGCTCTACCCCATGAACGCGCTGGCCAACGACCAGATGAAGCGGCTCCGGCACCTGCTCGCGGACTCGCCGGAGATCACCTTCGGCCGCTACACCGGCGAGACCCGTGACTCTGTGCGGGACGCGGAGGCGACCTTCGCCCAGCTCCATCCACACGAACGCCGGCTGCCCAACGAGCTGCTCAGCCGCGCCGAGATGCGCGCCACGCCGCCGCACATCCTGCTGACCAACTACGCGATGCTCGAGTACCTCCTGCTCCGGCCGAAGGACCTCGATCTCTTCGAGGGCGACCACGCCGGGCAGTGGCGGTTCGTCGTCGTCGACGAGGCCCACGTCTACGACGGAGCCAAGGGGGCGGAGCTCGCGATGCTCCTGCGCAGGCTCCGCGACCGGGTGTCGTCGGGCCGGGACCTGCAGGCGATCGCGACGAGCGCGACGGTCGGGGCCAAGGACTCCCCGGCCGCGGTGACCCGCTTCGCGACCGACCTCTTCGACCTGCCCTTCGAGTGGAACGACGACACACCGGGCAGGCAGGACCTCGTGACCTCGACCGTCGTCGCGGCCCCGGACCGACCGACGTGGGGGCCGCTCCCTGCCGGCGACTACGCCCGGCTGGGTGCGCACGTCGATCACACCGACGTGCTGAAGGCCGCCCGCGACCACGGCTGGGACGGGCCCGATGACGCGGTCGCCGCCCTCCGCTCGGAGTCCCGGCTGACCGCGTTCCGCACCGCGCTGTCCACGGGACCACGCCCGTTCGCCGACGTCGCCCGCACGGTCTTCGGTGAGGACGTCGAGCAGGAGCGGCACCTGACCGACCTCGTCCGCCTGGCGGGGGCGCTACGGGCCCCCGACCGGTCCCCGGCGCTCTCGTCGCGGTTCCACCTCTTCGTGCGGGCCACCGAGGGCGCATTCAGTTGCCTCGGCCCGGACGGCCCTCACCTCGGGTTGAGCCGTCGGGAACGCTGCGAGACGTGCGAGCGGGTCGTCTTCGAGCTCGGTGGCTGCCAGCGCTGCGGTGCCGCCCACCTGCACGGCGCGCTCGACGACAGCGGCCCGGTCCCCCGCCACGTCCCGTGGAAGGCGGGCGGGCACCGACGCCACGCCTGGCTGCTGCTGGAGGACGGCGACAGCACCGATCGCACGCCCCACGACGAGGACGACGCCGCACTCGAGGAGGAGAAGGCCACCGAGGGCGACCGGCGTTACCTCTGCACCGGCTGCGGAGCCGTGCACCTCGACCAGCCGCTGAACTGCGGTGCGGGCGACTGCACCGCCGGCGACTTCCGGACGGTCCAGCTGCTGTCGTCCGAGTCCGCGGCCCTCGGCTCCTGTGCTGCGTGCGGGGCGCGGGGCACCCGGTTGATCCGGCTCCTGGAGAGCGGCGGCGAGGCCTCGGCGTCGGTACTCGGCTCCGCGCTCTATCAGGCACTCCCCGCCGCGGACGGGCCCTCGTCGGATCTGCCCGGCAACGGTCGGAAGCTCCTGTTCTTCAGCGACAGCAGGCAGACGGCCGCCTACTTCGCGCCCTACCTGGAGGACACCCACCGCAAGCTCGCACAGCGCCGGATCCTCACGATGGCGCTGGCCGACCACCAGCGGATGGAGCGAGAACCGGCGAAGCTCGACGGCCTCGCCCACTATGCCTACCTGGCCGCCAAGCGGGAGGGGGTCTTCGACGAGGACGCCTCCTCCGTCGTCGCCCGCCGCGAGGCCCTCGAGTGGACGGTCCACGAGGTGATCAGCTTCGACGACCGCCAGTCGCTCGAAGGTGTCGGGCTGATGCGCGTCGAGATGGTCCACAAGGCCACATGGGCGCTGCCGGGCTGCCTGGCCGGCCTCGGCATGACCGACGAGGAGGGCTGGAACCTCCTGCAGGAGCTAGTCCGCACCCTACGGTTCCAGGGCGCCATCGACATGCCTGAGGAGGTGCCGCCCAACTCGCCGATCTTCGAACCGCGCACCGGCCCCATCTACGTCCGCGGCGACGGCTCCGACGCCAAGCGGAAGGTGCTGAGCTGGCTCCCGACGACGGGTACCAACCGGCGGATCGACTACCTCACCCGTGTGCTCGAGTCCGTGGGATCGACGGCGGCGCCGCGCGCGCTGCTCGATGCGGTCTGGATGGCGCTCGACCCCGTCGGCACACCGGGCAAGGAGGGTCCGCACAGCTGGTTCTCGGTCGTCTCGCCCAAGGACCTCGGCCCCGTGCGCAGGCTCAACCACCTACGGTTCCGAATCCGACCGGTCGAGGAACAGGAGCAGCTCTTCCGGTGCGAACGGTGCCGTCGGATGGCCGGGGTGTCCGTGCGCGGGGTCTGCCCCACGCTGCGCTGCGACGGCATGCTCGAGCCGTGGGTCCGGCCCCGCGCCGCGGAGGAGCGCGACCATTACCGGCACCTCTACCTTGACGCCAAGCCGGTGCCCATGAAAGTCATGGAGCACACCGCCCAATGGACGAGCCAGAAGGCCGCCGAGATCCAGGGGCAGTTCGTCAGGGGCGAGGTCAACGCGCTCTCCTGCTCGACGACCTTCGAGCTCGGCGTGGACGTCGGCGAGCTGCAGGCGGTGGTGCTGCGCAACATGCCACCGTCAACCGCCAACTATGTCCAGCGCGCCGGTCGGGCGGGCCGACGCTCCGACTCCGCCGCCCTCGTGCTGACCTACGCTCAGCGTCGGTCGCACGACCTCACCCGGTTCGCCGAGCCGGAGAAGATGATCGCGGGTGAGATGCGCCCGCCGATCGTGCCGCTGGAGAACGTGCGCATCGACCGGAGGCACGCCCACTCCGTGGCAATCGCCGCGTTCTTCGGCACGATGAAGCGGCAGTTCGCCCGCGAGTGGACCACCGCGGGCGAGTTCTTCCTGCCGCCTGTTCCCACACCGCCCGACTGGGTCGGCCCGGTCGCCCAGCTGCGGCGGTTCCTCACCCCCGTCCCCCGCCGGGTCCGGGACAGCCTGCTGGAGGTCCTGCCCGCGGACGTCGCCGCTGAGATCGACGTCGGGTCCGGCGCCTGGGCCGAGGTCCTCCTGGACCTCGTCGAACAGGCGGGGCAACAGCTCGCGCAGGATGTCGAGGACTTCACCGAACGCGAACGCACCGCCGCGGCCGAGGCGAACTACGCCCTCGCGGGCCAGTGCAAGCGGGTCATCGCCACCCTGCGCAGCCGCCAGCTGATCGGATACCTGGCCAACCGGAACGTGCTCCCCAAATACGGCTTCCCGGTCGACACGGTGGAGCTGCGCACCGACCGGCTGCAGGGTGGCATCGACAAGCCGCTGGAGCTGACCCGGGACCTCACCATGGCGATCAACGAGTACGCCCCGGGTGCCCAGGTGATCGCGGGCGGGTACCGATGGACCTCGGGCGGGGTCTACCGGCTCCCTGGGAAAGACCTCTTCCGGCAGTACTACACCGTCTGCGAGACCTGCGGGCACTACCGGCAGGATGCCTCACCGCCCGCAGCCGAGTGTCCCGCCTGCGAGACCATCCAGACCAAGGCCGCAAAGGCGTACGTGGTGCCGGAGTTCGGGTTCGTCGCCTCGGAGAGCGTCCGTCAAGGATCGGGGCAGGCACCTCGTCGTTCCTGGTCCGGGGCCACCTACATCATCGACTCCCACGCCGACGTCGAGGAGGACGTCGTCCGGTTTCCCACCGGAGCGGAGCTGCGCTGGCGCTCCGGTGCTCGCGGTGAGTTCGTCGTGGTCAACGAGGGCCCGAACCGGGGCGGCTACCAGCTGTGCGACTGGTGCGGGTTCGGCACCTCGATGGTCGCCGGGCGCAAGAAGGCGAAGAGCCACAAGCACCTGCTCAAGGGGACCGAGTGCGCCGGCCCGATGCGGTCGCAGAGCCTGGCGCACCAGTACCAGACGGACTTCGTGGAGCTGGAGCTGCCGCCCGACACGACGACGGTTGTTCCCGAGCCGGGGCTGCGATCCACCGTGTACGCCCTCCTGGAGGGTGCCGCCGCCGAGCTCGAGATCAGCCGGGACGACATCGACGGCACCGTGCACCACGGTGGAGACGGCGTTCCGTCGTTGATCCTCTTCGACACGACGCCAGGAGGCGCGGGGAACACCCCTCGGATCGCGCGGCAGCTGGCCACCGTGCTGGAGGCGGCCGTCCGACGGGTGGCCTCGTGCGAGTGCGGGCCGGAGACCAGCTGCTACGGCTGCCTACGCGCCTTCCGCAATGAGCGCTATCACGAGCAGCTCAGCCGAGCGGGTGCCCTCAACCTGCTGGGCAGGTTCGTCCCGGTCCCCGAGGTCTGA